A section of the Papio anubis isolate 15944 chromosome 16, Panubis1.0, whole genome shotgun sequence genome encodes:
- the IL2RB gene encoding interleukin-2 receptor subunit beta isoform X1 produces MVPLPQGQADMIEREGAQRLWESLVGLCTLWSPNPVPSAIEDPKKEGFLPRLHLVDVMATLALSWRLPLLILLLPLATPSASAAVNAGTSQFTCFYNSRANISCVWSQDGALQDTSCQVHAWPDRRRWNQTCELLPVSQASWACNLILGTPDSQKLTAVDIVTLRVMCREGVRWRMMAIQDFKPFENLRLMAPISLQVVHVETHRCNISWEISQASHYFERHLEFEARTLSPGHTWEEAPLMTLKQKQEWICLETLTPDTQYEFQVRVKPLQGEFTTWSPWSQPLAFRTKPAALGKDTIPWLGHLLVGLSGAFGFIILVYLLINCRNTGPWLKKVLKCHTPDPSKFFSQLTSEHGGDVQKWLSSPFPSSSFSPGGLAPEISPLEVLERDKVTQLLLQQDKVPEPSCLSSNRSLTSCFTNQGYFFFHLPDALEIEACQVYFTYDPCAEEEPDEGGADAPTGSSPQPLRSLSAEDDAYCTFPSGDDLLLFSPSLLGGPSPPSTAPGGSGAGEERLPPSLQERVPRDWDPQPLGPPTPGVPDLVDFQPRPELVLREAGEEVPDPGPREPFSFPWARPPGQGEVRALNARLPLNTDAYLSLQELQDQDPTHLV; encoded by the exons ATGGTCCCCTTGCCCCAGGGCCAGGCTGACATGATTGAGCGTGAAGGGGCACAGAGGCTGTGGGAGTCCCTGGTTGGGCTATGCACTCTTTGGAGTCCCAACCCTGTGCCCTCTGCTATTGAGGATCCCAAGAAAGAG GGCTTCCTTCCTCGGCTCCACCTTGTGGATGTAATGGCGACCCTTGCTCTGTCCTGGCGTCTgcccctcctcatcctcctcctgcccctggcTACCCCTTCGGCATCTGCAGCGGTGAACG CAGGCACTTCCCAGTTCACATGCTTCTACAACTCGAGAGCCAACATCTCCTGTGTCTGGAGCCAAGATGGGGCTCTGCAGGACACTTCCTGCCAAGTCCACGCCTGGCCGGACAGACG GCGGTGGAACCAAACCTGTGAGCTGCTCCCTGTGAGTCAAGCATCCTGGGCCTGCAACCTGATCCTCGGAACCCCAGAT TCTCAGAAACTGACCGCAGTGGACATCGTCACCCTGAGGGTGATGTGCCGTGAAGGGGTGCGATGGAGGATGATGGCCATCCAGGACTTCAAACCCTTTGAGAACC TTCGCCTGATGGCCCCCATCTCCCTCCAAGTCGTCCACGTGGAGACCCACAGATGCAACATAAGCTGGGAAATCTCCCAAGCCTCCCACTACTTTGAAAGACATCTGGAGTTTGAGGCCCGGACGCTGTCCCCAGGCCACACCTGGGAG gaggcCCCCCTGATGACCCTCAAGCAGAAGCAGGAATGGATCTGCCTGGAGACGCTCACCCCAGACACCCAGTATGAGTTTCAGGTGCGGGTCAAGCCTCTGCAAGGCGAGTTCACGACCTGGAGCCCCTGGAGCCAGCCCCTGGCCTTCAGGACAAAGCCTGCAG CCCTTGGGAAGGACACCATTCCGTGGCTCGGCCACCTCCTCGTGGGCCTCAGCGGGGCCTTCGGCTTCATCATCTTAGTGTACTTGCTGATCAACTGCAGGAACACCGGGCCATG GCTGAAGAAGGTCCTGAAGTGTCACACCCCAGACCCTTCGAAGTTCTTTTCCCAGCTGACCTCAGAGCATGGAGGAGATGTCCAG AAGTGGCTCTCCTCGCCCTTCCCCTCATCGTCCTTCAGCCCTGGCGGCCTGGCgcctgagatctcaccactggaAGTGCTGGAGAGGGACAAGGTGACACAGCTGCTCCTGCAGCAGGACAAGGTGCCTGAGCCCTCATGCTTAAGCAGCAACCGCTCACTGACCAGCTGCTTCACCAACCAGGGTTACTTCTTCTTCCACCTCCCGGATGCCTTGGAGATAGAGGCCTGCCAGGTGTACTTTACTTATGACCCCTGCGCAGAGGAAGAGCCTGATGAGGGTGGGGCCGACGCGCCCACAGGGTCTTCCCCTCAACCCCTGCGGTCTCTGTCAGCGGAGGACGATGCCTACTGCACCTTCCCCTCCGGGGATGACCTGCTGCTCTTCTCCCCAAGTCTCCTTGGTGGCCCCAGCCCCCCAAGCACTGCCCCTGGGGGCAGCGGGGCTGGTGAAGAGAGGCTACCCCCTTCCCTGCAGGAGAGAGTCCCCAGAGACTGGGACCCCCAGCCCCTGGGGCCTCCCACCCCAGGAGTCCCAGACCTGGTGGATTTTCAGCCACGCCCTGAGCTGGTGCTGCGAGAGGCTGGAGAGGAGGTCCCTGACCCTGGCCCCAGGGAGCCATTCAGTTTCCCCTGGGCGAGGCCTCCTGGGCAGGGGGAGGTCAGGGCCCTTAATGCTCGCCTGCCCCTGAACACTGATGCTTACTTGTCCCTCCAAGAACTCCAGGATCAGGACCCAACTCACTTGGTGTAG
- the IL2RB gene encoding interleukin-2 receptor subunit beta isoform X2 has protein sequence MVPLPQGQADMIEREGAQRLWESLVGLCTLWSPNPVPSAIEDPKKEGFLPRLHLVDVMATLALSWRLPLLILLLPLATPSASAAVNGTSQFTCFYNSRANISCVWSQDGALQDTSCQVHAWPDRRRWNQTCELLPVSQASWACNLILGTPDSQKLTAVDIVTLRVMCREGVRWRMMAIQDFKPFENLRLMAPISLQVVHVETHRCNISWEISQASHYFERHLEFEARTLSPGHTWEEAPLMTLKQKQEWICLETLTPDTQYEFQVRVKPLQGEFTTWSPWSQPLAFRTKPAALGKDTIPWLGHLLVGLSGAFGFIILVYLLINCRNTGPWLKKVLKCHTPDPSKFFSQLTSEHGGDVQKWLSSPFPSSSFSPGGLAPEISPLEVLERDKVTQLLLQQDKVPEPSCLSSNRSLTSCFTNQGYFFFHLPDALEIEACQVYFTYDPCAEEEPDEGGADAPTGSSPQPLRSLSAEDDAYCTFPSGDDLLLFSPSLLGGPSPPSTAPGGSGAGEERLPPSLQERVPRDWDPQPLGPPTPGVPDLVDFQPRPELVLREAGEEVPDPGPREPFSFPWARPPGQGEVRALNARLPLNTDAYLSLQELQDQDPTHLV, from the exons ATGGTCCCCTTGCCCCAGGGCCAGGCTGACATGATTGAGCGTGAAGGGGCACAGAGGCTGTGGGAGTCCCTGGTTGGGCTATGCACTCTTTGGAGTCCCAACCCTGTGCCCTCTGCTATTGAGGATCCCAAGAAAGAG GGCTTCCTTCCTCGGCTCCACCTTGTGGATGTAATGGCGACCCTTGCTCTGTCCTGGCGTCTgcccctcctcatcctcctcctgcccctggcTACCCCTTCGGCATCTGCAGCGGTGAACG GCACTTCCCAGTTCACATGCTTCTACAACTCGAGAGCCAACATCTCCTGTGTCTGGAGCCAAGATGGGGCTCTGCAGGACACTTCCTGCCAAGTCCACGCCTGGCCGGACAGACG GCGGTGGAACCAAACCTGTGAGCTGCTCCCTGTGAGTCAAGCATCCTGGGCCTGCAACCTGATCCTCGGAACCCCAGAT TCTCAGAAACTGACCGCAGTGGACATCGTCACCCTGAGGGTGATGTGCCGTGAAGGGGTGCGATGGAGGATGATGGCCATCCAGGACTTCAAACCCTTTGAGAACC TTCGCCTGATGGCCCCCATCTCCCTCCAAGTCGTCCACGTGGAGACCCACAGATGCAACATAAGCTGGGAAATCTCCCAAGCCTCCCACTACTTTGAAAGACATCTGGAGTTTGAGGCCCGGACGCTGTCCCCAGGCCACACCTGGGAG gaggcCCCCCTGATGACCCTCAAGCAGAAGCAGGAATGGATCTGCCTGGAGACGCTCACCCCAGACACCCAGTATGAGTTTCAGGTGCGGGTCAAGCCTCTGCAAGGCGAGTTCACGACCTGGAGCCCCTGGAGCCAGCCCCTGGCCTTCAGGACAAAGCCTGCAG CCCTTGGGAAGGACACCATTCCGTGGCTCGGCCACCTCCTCGTGGGCCTCAGCGGGGCCTTCGGCTTCATCATCTTAGTGTACTTGCTGATCAACTGCAGGAACACCGGGCCATG GCTGAAGAAGGTCCTGAAGTGTCACACCCCAGACCCTTCGAAGTTCTTTTCCCAGCTGACCTCAGAGCATGGAGGAGATGTCCAG AAGTGGCTCTCCTCGCCCTTCCCCTCATCGTCCTTCAGCCCTGGCGGCCTGGCgcctgagatctcaccactggaAGTGCTGGAGAGGGACAAGGTGACACAGCTGCTCCTGCAGCAGGACAAGGTGCCTGAGCCCTCATGCTTAAGCAGCAACCGCTCACTGACCAGCTGCTTCACCAACCAGGGTTACTTCTTCTTCCACCTCCCGGATGCCTTGGAGATAGAGGCCTGCCAGGTGTACTTTACTTATGACCCCTGCGCAGAGGAAGAGCCTGATGAGGGTGGGGCCGACGCGCCCACAGGGTCTTCCCCTCAACCCCTGCGGTCTCTGTCAGCGGAGGACGATGCCTACTGCACCTTCCCCTCCGGGGATGACCTGCTGCTCTTCTCCCCAAGTCTCCTTGGTGGCCCCAGCCCCCCAAGCACTGCCCCTGGGGGCAGCGGGGCTGGTGAAGAGAGGCTACCCCCTTCCCTGCAGGAGAGAGTCCCCAGAGACTGGGACCCCCAGCCCCTGGGGCCTCCCACCCCAGGAGTCCCAGACCTGGTGGATTTTCAGCCACGCCCTGAGCTGGTGCTGCGAGAGGCTGGAGAGGAGGTCCCTGACCCTGGCCCCAGGGAGCCATTCAGTTTCCCCTGGGCGAGGCCTCCTGGGCAGGGGGAGGTCAGGGCCCTTAATGCTCGCCTGCCCCTGAACACTGATGCTTACTTGTCCCTCCAAGAACTCCAGGATCAGGACCCAACTCACTTGGTGTAG
- the IL2RB gene encoding interleukin-2 receptor subunit beta isoform X5: MPQPGLPSSAPPCGCNGDPCSVLASAPPHPPPAPGYPFGICSGERRHFPVHMLLQLESQHLLCLEPRWGSAGHFLPSPRLAGQTSQKLTAVDIVTLRVMCREGVRWRMMAIQDFKPFENLRLMAPISLQVVHVETHRCNISWEISQASHYFERHLEFEARTLSPGHTWEEAPLMTLKQKQEWICLETLTPDTQYEFQVRVKPLQGEFTTWSPWSQPLAFRTKPAALGKDTIPWLGHLLVGLSGAFGFIILVYLLINCRNTGPWLKKVLKCHTPDPSKFFSQLTSEHGGDVQKWLSSPFPSSSFSPGGLAPEISPLEVLERDKVTQLLLQQDKVPEPSCLSSNRSLTSCFTNQGYFFFHLPDALEIEACQVYFTYDPCAEEEPDEGGADAPTGSSPQPLRSLSAEDDAYCTFPSGDDLLLFSPSLLGGPSPPSTAPGGSGAGEERLPPSLQERVPRDWDPQPLGPPTPGVPDLVDFQPRPELVLREAGEEVPDPGPREPFSFPWARPPGQGEVRALNARLPLNTDAYLSLQELQDQDPTHLV; the protein is encoded by the exons GGCTTCCTTCCTCGGCTCCACCTTGTGGATGTAATGGCGACCCTTGCTCTGTCCTGGCGTCTgcccctcctcatcctcctcctgcccctggcTACCCCTTCGGCATCTGCAGCGGTGAACG CAGGCACTTCCCAGTTCACATGCTTCTACAACTCGAGAGCCAACATCTCCTGTGTCTGGAGCCAAGATGGGGCTCTGCAGGACACTTCCTGCCAAGTCCACGCCTGGCCGGACAGACG TCTCAGAAACTGACCGCAGTGGACATCGTCACCCTGAGGGTGATGTGCCGTGAAGGGGTGCGATGGAGGATGATGGCCATCCAGGACTTCAAACCCTTTGAGAACC TTCGCCTGATGGCCCCCATCTCCCTCCAAGTCGTCCACGTGGAGACCCACAGATGCAACATAAGCTGGGAAATCTCCCAAGCCTCCCACTACTTTGAAAGACATCTGGAGTTTGAGGCCCGGACGCTGTCCCCAGGCCACACCTGGGAG gaggcCCCCCTGATGACCCTCAAGCAGAAGCAGGAATGGATCTGCCTGGAGACGCTCACCCCAGACACCCAGTATGAGTTTCAGGTGCGGGTCAAGCCTCTGCAAGGCGAGTTCACGACCTGGAGCCCCTGGAGCCAGCCCCTGGCCTTCAGGACAAAGCCTGCAG CCCTTGGGAAGGACACCATTCCGTGGCTCGGCCACCTCCTCGTGGGCCTCAGCGGGGCCTTCGGCTTCATCATCTTAGTGTACTTGCTGATCAACTGCAGGAACACCGGGCCATG GCTGAAGAAGGTCCTGAAGTGTCACACCCCAGACCCTTCGAAGTTCTTTTCCCAGCTGACCTCAGAGCATGGAGGAGATGTCCAG AAGTGGCTCTCCTCGCCCTTCCCCTCATCGTCCTTCAGCCCTGGCGGCCTGGCgcctgagatctcaccactggaAGTGCTGGAGAGGGACAAGGTGACACAGCTGCTCCTGCAGCAGGACAAGGTGCCTGAGCCCTCATGCTTAAGCAGCAACCGCTCACTGACCAGCTGCTTCACCAACCAGGGTTACTTCTTCTTCCACCTCCCGGATGCCTTGGAGATAGAGGCCTGCCAGGTGTACTTTACTTATGACCCCTGCGCAGAGGAAGAGCCTGATGAGGGTGGGGCCGACGCGCCCACAGGGTCTTCCCCTCAACCCCTGCGGTCTCTGTCAGCGGAGGACGATGCCTACTGCACCTTCCCCTCCGGGGATGACCTGCTGCTCTTCTCCCCAAGTCTCCTTGGTGGCCCCAGCCCCCCAAGCACTGCCCCTGGGGGCAGCGGGGCTGGTGAAGAGAGGCTACCCCCTTCCCTGCAGGAGAGAGTCCCCAGAGACTGGGACCCCCAGCCCCTGGGGCCTCCCACCCCAGGAGTCCCAGACCTGGTGGATTTTCAGCCACGCCCTGAGCTGGTGCTGCGAGAGGCTGGAGAGGAGGTCCCTGACCCTGGCCCCAGGGAGCCATTCAGTTTCCCCTGGGCGAGGCCTCCTGGGCAGGGGGAGGTCAGGGCCCTTAATGCTCGCCTGCCCCTGAACACTGATGCTTACTTGTCCCTCCAAGAACTCCAGGATCAGGACCCAACTCACTTGGTGTAG
- the IL2RB gene encoding interleukin-2 receptor subunit beta isoform X6 produces the protein MPQPGLPSSAPPCGCNGDPCSVLASAPPHPPPAPGYPFGICSGERHFPVHMLLQLESQHLLCLEPRWGSAGHFLPSPRLAGQTSQKLTAVDIVTLRVMCREGVRWRMMAIQDFKPFENLRLMAPISLQVVHVETHRCNISWEISQASHYFERHLEFEARTLSPGHTWEEAPLMTLKQKQEWICLETLTPDTQYEFQVRVKPLQGEFTTWSPWSQPLAFRTKPAALGKDTIPWLGHLLVGLSGAFGFIILVYLLINCRNTGPWLKKVLKCHTPDPSKFFSQLTSEHGGDVQKWLSSPFPSSSFSPGGLAPEISPLEVLERDKVTQLLLQQDKVPEPSCLSSNRSLTSCFTNQGYFFFHLPDALEIEACQVYFTYDPCAEEEPDEGGADAPTGSSPQPLRSLSAEDDAYCTFPSGDDLLLFSPSLLGGPSPPSTAPGGSGAGEERLPPSLQERVPRDWDPQPLGPPTPGVPDLVDFQPRPELVLREAGEEVPDPGPREPFSFPWARPPGQGEVRALNARLPLNTDAYLSLQELQDQDPTHLV, from the exons GGCTTCCTTCCTCGGCTCCACCTTGTGGATGTAATGGCGACCCTTGCTCTGTCCTGGCGTCTgcccctcctcatcctcctcctgcccctggcTACCCCTTCGGCATCTGCAGCGGTGAACG GCACTTCCCAGTTCACATGCTTCTACAACTCGAGAGCCAACATCTCCTGTGTCTGGAGCCAAGATGGGGCTCTGCAGGACACTTCCTGCCAAGTCCACGCCTGGCCGGACAGACG TCTCAGAAACTGACCGCAGTGGACATCGTCACCCTGAGGGTGATGTGCCGTGAAGGGGTGCGATGGAGGATGATGGCCATCCAGGACTTCAAACCCTTTGAGAACC TTCGCCTGATGGCCCCCATCTCCCTCCAAGTCGTCCACGTGGAGACCCACAGATGCAACATAAGCTGGGAAATCTCCCAAGCCTCCCACTACTTTGAAAGACATCTGGAGTTTGAGGCCCGGACGCTGTCCCCAGGCCACACCTGGGAG gaggcCCCCCTGATGACCCTCAAGCAGAAGCAGGAATGGATCTGCCTGGAGACGCTCACCCCAGACACCCAGTATGAGTTTCAGGTGCGGGTCAAGCCTCTGCAAGGCGAGTTCACGACCTGGAGCCCCTGGAGCCAGCCCCTGGCCTTCAGGACAAAGCCTGCAG CCCTTGGGAAGGACACCATTCCGTGGCTCGGCCACCTCCTCGTGGGCCTCAGCGGGGCCTTCGGCTTCATCATCTTAGTGTACTTGCTGATCAACTGCAGGAACACCGGGCCATG GCTGAAGAAGGTCCTGAAGTGTCACACCCCAGACCCTTCGAAGTTCTTTTCCCAGCTGACCTCAGAGCATGGAGGAGATGTCCAG AAGTGGCTCTCCTCGCCCTTCCCCTCATCGTCCTTCAGCCCTGGCGGCCTGGCgcctgagatctcaccactggaAGTGCTGGAGAGGGACAAGGTGACACAGCTGCTCCTGCAGCAGGACAAGGTGCCTGAGCCCTCATGCTTAAGCAGCAACCGCTCACTGACCAGCTGCTTCACCAACCAGGGTTACTTCTTCTTCCACCTCCCGGATGCCTTGGAGATAGAGGCCTGCCAGGTGTACTTTACTTATGACCCCTGCGCAGAGGAAGAGCCTGATGAGGGTGGGGCCGACGCGCCCACAGGGTCTTCCCCTCAACCCCTGCGGTCTCTGTCAGCGGAGGACGATGCCTACTGCACCTTCCCCTCCGGGGATGACCTGCTGCTCTTCTCCCCAAGTCTCCTTGGTGGCCCCAGCCCCCCAAGCACTGCCCCTGGGGGCAGCGGGGCTGGTGAAGAGAGGCTACCCCCTTCCCTGCAGGAGAGAGTCCCCAGAGACTGGGACCCCCAGCCCCTGGGGCCTCCCACCCCAGGAGTCCCAGACCTGGTGGATTTTCAGCCACGCCCTGAGCTGGTGCTGCGAGAGGCTGGAGAGGAGGTCCCTGACCCTGGCCCCAGGGAGCCATTCAGTTTCCCCTGGGCGAGGCCTCCTGGGCAGGGGGAGGTCAGGGCCCTTAATGCTCGCCTGCCCCTGAACACTGATGCTTACTTGTCCCTCCAAGAACTCCAGGATCAGGACCCAACTCACTTGGTGTAG
- the IL2RB gene encoding interleukin-2 receptor subunit beta isoform X4 — translation MATLALSWRLPLLILLLPLATPSASAAVNGTSQFTCFYNSRANISCVWSQDGALQDTSCQVHAWPDRRRWNQTCELLPVSQASWACNLILGTPDSQKLTAVDIVTLRVMCREGVRWRMMAIQDFKPFENLRLMAPISLQVVHVETHRCNISWEISQASHYFERHLEFEARTLSPGHTWEEAPLMTLKQKQEWICLETLTPDTQYEFQVRVKPLQGEFTTWSPWSQPLAFRTKPAALGKDTIPWLGHLLVGLSGAFGFIILVYLLINCRNTGPWLKKVLKCHTPDPSKFFSQLTSEHGGDVQKWLSSPFPSSSFSPGGLAPEISPLEVLERDKVTQLLLQQDKVPEPSCLSSNRSLTSCFTNQGYFFFHLPDALEIEACQVYFTYDPCAEEEPDEGGADAPTGSSPQPLRSLSAEDDAYCTFPSGDDLLLFSPSLLGGPSPPSTAPGGSGAGEERLPPSLQERVPRDWDPQPLGPPTPGVPDLVDFQPRPELVLREAGEEVPDPGPREPFSFPWARPPGQGEVRALNARLPLNTDAYLSLQELQDQDPTHLV, via the exons ATGGCGACCCTTGCTCTGTCCTGGCGTCTgcccctcctcatcctcctcctgcccctggcTACCCCTTCGGCATCTGCAGCGGTGAACG GCACTTCCCAGTTCACATGCTTCTACAACTCGAGAGCCAACATCTCCTGTGTCTGGAGCCAAGATGGGGCTCTGCAGGACACTTCCTGCCAAGTCCACGCCTGGCCGGACAGACG GCGGTGGAACCAAACCTGTGAGCTGCTCCCTGTGAGTCAAGCATCCTGGGCCTGCAACCTGATCCTCGGAACCCCAGAT TCTCAGAAACTGACCGCAGTGGACATCGTCACCCTGAGGGTGATGTGCCGTGAAGGGGTGCGATGGAGGATGATGGCCATCCAGGACTTCAAACCCTTTGAGAACC TTCGCCTGATGGCCCCCATCTCCCTCCAAGTCGTCCACGTGGAGACCCACAGATGCAACATAAGCTGGGAAATCTCCCAAGCCTCCCACTACTTTGAAAGACATCTGGAGTTTGAGGCCCGGACGCTGTCCCCAGGCCACACCTGGGAG gaggcCCCCCTGATGACCCTCAAGCAGAAGCAGGAATGGATCTGCCTGGAGACGCTCACCCCAGACACCCAGTATGAGTTTCAGGTGCGGGTCAAGCCTCTGCAAGGCGAGTTCACGACCTGGAGCCCCTGGAGCCAGCCCCTGGCCTTCAGGACAAAGCCTGCAG CCCTTGGGAAGGACACCATTCCGTGGCTCGGCCACCTCCTCGTGGGCCTCAGCGGGGCCTTCGGCTTCATCATCTTAGTGTACTTGCTGATCAACTGCAGGAACACCGGGCCATG GCTGAAGAAGGTCCTGAAGTGTCACACCCCAGACCCTTCGAAGTTCTTTTCCCAGCTGACCTCAGAGCATGGAGGAGATGTCCAG AAGTGGCTCTCCTCGCCCTTCCCCTCATCGTCCTTCAGCCCTGGCGGCCTGGCgcctgagatctcaccactggaAGTGCTGGAGAGGGACAAGGTGACACAGCTGCTCCTGCAGCAGGACAAGGTGCCTGAGCCCTCATGCTTAAGCAGCAACCGCTCACTGACCAGCTGCTTCACCAACCAGGGTTACTTCTTCTTCCACCTCCCGGATGCCTTGGAGATAGAGGCCTGCCAGGTGTACTTTACTTATGACCCCTGCGCAGAGGAAGAGCCTGATGAGGGTGGGGCCGACGCGCCCACAGGGTCTTCCCCTCAACCCCTGCGGTCTCTGTCAGCGGAGGACGATGCCTACTGCACCTTCCCCTCCGGGGATGACCTGCTGCTCTTCTCCCCAAGTCTCCTTGGTGGCCCCAGCCCCCCAAGCACTGCCCCTGGGGGCAGCGGGGCTGGTGAAGAGAGGCTACCCCCTTCCCTGCAGGAGAGAGTCCCCAGAGACTGGGACCCCCAGCCCCTGGGGCCTCCCACCCCAGGAGTCCCAGACCTGGTGGATTTTCAGCCACGCCCTGAGCTGGTGCTGCGAGAGGCTGGAGAGGAGGTCCCTGACCCTGGCCCCAGGGAGCCATTCAGTTTCCCCTGGGCGAGGCCTCCTGGGCAGGGGGAGGTCAGGGCCCTTAATGCTCGCCTGCCCCTGAACACTGATGCTTACTTGTCCCTCCAAGAACTCCAGGATCAGGACCCAACTCACTTGGTGTAG
- the IL2RB gene encoding interleukin-2 receptor subunit beta isoform X3 — MATLALSWRLPLLILLLPLATPSASAAVNAGTSQFTCFYNSRANISCVWSQDGALQDTSCQVHAWPDRRRWNQTCELLPVSQASWACNLILGTPDSQKLTAVDIVTLRVMCREGVRWRMMAIQDFKPFENLRLMAPISLQVVHVETHRCNISWEISQASHYFERHLEFEARTLSPGHTWEEAPLMTLKQKQEWICLETLTPDTQYEFQVRVKPLQGEFTTWSPWSQPLAFRTKPAALGKDTIPWLGHLLVGLSGAFGFIILVYLLINCRNTGPWLKKVLKCHTPDPSKFFSQLTSEHGGDVQKWLSSPFPSSSFSPGGLAPEISPLEVLERDKVTQLLLQQDKVPEPSCLSSNRSLTSCFTNQGYFFFHLPDALEIEACQVYFTYDPCAEEEPDEGGADAPTGSSPQPLRSLSAEDDAYCTFPSGDDLLLFSPSLLGGPSPPSTAPGGSGAGEERLPPSLQERVPRDWDPQPLGPPTPGVPDLVDFQPRPELVLREAGEEVPDPGPREPFSFPWARPPGQGEVRALNARLPLNTDAYLSLQELQDQDPTHLV; from the exons ATGGCGACCCTTGCTCTGTCCTGGCGTCTgcccctcctcatcctcctcctgcccctggcTACCCCTTCGGCATCTGCAGCGGTGAACG CAGGCACTTCCCAGTTCACATGCTTCTACAACTCGAGAGCCAACATCTCCTGTGTCTGGAGCCAAGATGGGGCTCTGCAGGACACTTCCTGCCAAGTCCACGCCTGGCCGGACAGACG GCGGTGGAACCAAACCTGTGAGCTGCTCCCTGTGAGTCAAGCATCCTGGGCCTGCAACCTGATCCTCGGAACCCCAGAT TCTCAGAAACTGACCGCAGTGGACATCGTCACCCTGAGGGTGATGTGCCGTGAAGGGGTGCGATGGAGGATGATGGCCATCCAGGACTTCAAACCCTTTGAGAACC TTCGCCTGATGGCCCCCATCTCCCTCCAAGTCGTCCACGTGGAGACCCACAGATGCAACATAAGCTGGGAAATCTCCCAAGCCTCCCACTACTTTGAAAGACATCTGGAGTTTGAGGCCCGGACGCTGTCCCCAGGCCACACCTGGGAG gaggcCCCCCTGATGACCCTCAAGCAGAAGCAGGAATGGATCTGCCTGGAGACGCTCACCCCAGACACCCAGTATGAGTTTCAGGTGCGGGTCAAGCCTCTGCAAGGCGAGTTCACGACCTGGAGCCCCTGGAGCCAGCCCCTGGCCTTCAGGACAAAGCCTGCAG CCCTTGGGAAGGACACCATTCCGTGGCTCGGCCACCTCCTCGTGGGCCTCAGCGGGGCCTTCGGCTTCATCATCTTAGTGTACTTGCTGATCAACTGCAGGAACACCGGGCCATG GCTGAAGAAGGTCCTGAAGTGTCACACCCCAGACCCTTCGAAGTTCTTTTCCCAGCTGACCTCAGAGCATGGAGGAGATGTCCAG AAGTGGCTCTCCTCGCCCTTCCCCTCATCGTCCTTCAGCCCTGGCGGCCTGGCgcctgagatctcaccactggaAGTGCTGGAGAGGGACAAGGTGACACAGCTGCTCCTGCAGCAGGACAAGGTGCCTGAGCCCTCATGCTTAAGCAGCAACCGCTCACTGACCAGCTGCTTCACCAACCAGGGTTACTTCTTCTTCCACCTCCCGGATGCCTTGGAGATAGAGGCCTGCCAGGTGTACTTTACTTATGACCCCTGCGCAGAGGAAGAGCCTGATGAGGGTGGGGCCGACGCGCCCACAGGGTCTTCCCCTCAACCCCTGCGGTCTCTGTCAGCGGAGGACGATGCCTACTGCACCTTCCCCTCCGGGGATGACCTGCTGCTCTTCTCCCCAAGTCTCCTTGGTGGCCCCAGCCCCCCAAGCACTGCCCCTGGGGGCAGCGGGGCTGGTGAAGAGAGGCTACCCCCTTCCCTGCAGGAGAGAGTCCCCAGAGACTGGGACCCCCAGCCCCTGGGGCCTCCCACCCCAGGAGTCCCAGACCTGGTGGATTTTCAGCCACGCCCTGAGCTGGTGCTGCGAGAGGCTGGAGAGGAGGTCCCTGACCCTGGCCCCAGGGAGCCATTCAGTTTCCCCTGGGCGAGGCCTCCTGGGCAGGGGGAGGTCAGGGCCCTTAATGCTCGCCTGCCCCTGAACACTGATGCTTACTTGTCCCTCCAAGAACTCCAGGATCAGGACCCAACTCACTTGGTGTAG